In Bradysia coprophila strain Holo2 unplaced genomic scaffold, BU_Bcop_v1 contig_358, whole genome shotgun sequence, one DNA window encodes the following:
- the LOC119081362 gene encoding mucin-5AC isoform X4 yields MSNYAWVTLATNDSYSLGALVVANSLKNVNTIHQTAVLITPGVSESMKSKLEASFNIVVEVNVLDSQDAANLALLSRPELGVTFTKLHCWRLTQFEKCVFLDADTFVLQNCDELFDREELSAAPDVGWPDCFNSGVFVFRPSLDTFGKLIEFATRQGSFDGGDQGLLNSFFSDWAHKDISKHLPFIYNTCSTACYSYLPAFKQFGQNVKILHFIGQVKPWLLNFDSSSKTVYPPQGYGHLGEYLQQWWNVFCADVHPALTTEMHTLDAPHISIRSSFIDESNDIASNANFHQTCHQIGDTSSHSINENSFLTVTHDNTHASTLVASLNNGSEILDNGEHASESCQNESYDGDVEDVNEDETTVNCEEGGLAGALAQLTLGSPRSAQQVAYEESMRRQCWEAGNIDYLGKDSFDNIWKRITKTIETKNDPPPTEKNRSPTPQPEEKLAVETKKEVTVGPTLSESEEDALATAPSNEKTITEVTEDGRIIEKKIVTYPGEETTEIEEIEEVDGQTVSVKRSIIGGENTAAAQPTPKTLAEIKSEPVVLVPGYKTVEIDEKTNSTIVTEKTTTGYQQTITTTQEDGTKKIQTKTFYDPVEIPGEEVEEETYEEIETFEPGSEKTTVTTTTETKDATESTVVPAEVGIVEEQPASDLLTQDETVKKDEKSQQEKTEESKALIDLKNQPIVIVPGHQKVEFDKETNTTTVTEKTTTGYQQTITTVTPDGRTIVQTKVFYDPIPSEQVEQAETTTTTTVTEVSDVPISKDNPETQQPTEVHEQCVETVKTTEAVKETEETTTTDGKDLQLALAAPAGQTSLTQKKTTAGGKEIEVTAVVSEDGKTKTLRKTTRQPSEEIEIEEYEETQSYEPGEVKVITTKKTVPLVEALEDAAKDIVDKSEKVVVTSTEKQVPEKSDSTIQTAVTEQVKSEEVQITTEAKPATTDPKQTTTTTESSTTVATQSTPIVKPTITADKQITAEEMETSTEAREVKTETKQTVIDANKIITEEKEAITESKQSTTEAKESISEAKQTVTDDTKITEAKQTTTEAKQTKTAAKEAITKAKETVTDAKKITEAKQSTTEAKQTTTEAKQAIIEAKQTVTDANKIKTEATETTTEAKETTTGAKQATSSVKKTITPASVPGKLGAVEPKQIKKVTKPEQTDSSVKKVSKPSDKDTKKTSPAVTVKTTTTTTTAVKKGEDTQKKTAADKTVTESTVIGEPKVTTKNGETTTEVVRRIPGGTEHTWTTVRADGSTKTESKKCFDVVELSSDEEYEEYEEIVEDDTIPLKTTTTKTQAPAAAASVKGPKTPTITDATPPSTPPLKPLVIGSTSSALKAEHEIPDTPPLDKVEQLRKKKLQSAPASKVAPKVDKPVVEAPKGATTKVAQKVDKPVVEAPKAPVTKVAQKVDKPVVEAPKAPVTKVAQKADKPVVEAPKAPATKVAQKVDKPVVEAPKAPVTKVAQKVDKPVVEAPKAPPRKKEVKTPAAEK; encoded by the exons ATGAGTA ATTACGCTTGGGTAACATTAGCTACCAATGATTCCTATTCGCTAGGCGCCTTAGTAGTAGCGAATTCCTTGAAAAACGTCAACACGATCCATCAAACAGCGGTGCTAATTACTCCTGGCGTCTCGGAATCCATGAAAAGCAAACTAGAAGCTTCATTTAACATTGTGGTCGAAGTCAACGTTTTGGACTCACAAGATGCAGCTAACCTAGCACTTTTGTCCCGTCCAGAGTTAGGAGTTacatttacaaaattacattgctgGAGGTTGACACAATTCGAAAAGTGTGTGTTTCTCGATGCTGACACCTTT GTCTTACAAAATTGTGACGAACTATTCGATAGAGAAGAACTGTCCGCTGCTCCAGATGTTGGCTGGCCAGATTGCTTCAACTCCGGAGTGTTCGTATTCCGACCCAGCTTGGACacatttggaaaattgatcGAATTTGCGACAAGACAAGGAAGCTTCGATGGAGGCGATCAGGGACTGTTAAATTCCTTCTTCTCAGACTGGGCTCATAAAGACATTTCGAAGCATTTACCGTTTATCTATAATACCTGTTCAACGGCTTGCTATTCGTATTTACCTGCTTTTAAACA ATTCGGACAAAAcgtaaaaattttacatttcatcGGTCAAGTGAAACCATGGTTGCTGAATTTCGACTCAAGTTCGAAAACAGTGTACCCACCGCAAGGATATGGCCATTTGGGTGAATATCTTCAGCAATGGTGGAATGTTTTCTGCGCTGACGTACATCCAGCTTTGACCACGGAAATG CACACATTAGACGCTCCTCATATCAGCATACGATCCAGTTTCATCGACGAATCCAATGATATCGCATCAAATGCAAACTTTCATCAGACTTGTCACCAAATAGGAGACACATCCAGTCATAGTATtaacgaaaattcatttttaactgTCACTCATGATAACACACATGCCAGTACCTTAGTAGCATCTCTAAATAATGGATCTGAAATACTCGATAATGGAGAACACGCGAGCGAATcttgtcaaaatgaaagttatgATGGAGATGTTGAAGATGTAAATGAGGATGAAACTACCGTTAATTGTGAAGAG GGAGGATTAGCCGGTGCGTTGGCTCAATTAACACTTGGTTCACCCCGTTCAGCTCAACAAGTGGCCTATGAAGAGAGTATGAGACGTCAATGCTGGGAAGCTGGTAATATTGACTATTTAG GTAAGGATTCCTTCGATAACATCTGGAAGCGTATTACCAAAACAATTGAGACTAAAAACGATCCACCGCCAACTGAAAAGAATCGATCACCTACTCCACAACCAGAAGAAAAGCTGGCTGTCGAGACAAAAAAAGAAG TCACAGTAGGTCCTACACTTAGCGAGTCTGAAGAGGATGCTCTGGCAACAGCACCTTCCAACGAAAAAACAATAACAGAAGTTACGGAAGACGGGCGGattattgaaaagaaaatcgtaaCGTATCCAGGTGAAGAAACCACCGAAATCGAGGAAATTGAAGAGGTTGATGGCCAGACAGTATCAGTGAAACGGTCTATTATTGGTGGTGAGAATACAGCGGCAGCTCAACCGACGCCTAAGACCCTAGCTGAAATAAAAAGTGAGCCGGTCGTTTTAGTGCCTGGTTATAAAACAGTTGAAATCGACGAGAAAACCAACTCCACTATTGTAactgaaaaaacaacaacaggCTATCAACAAACAATTACGACAACACAGGAAGAtggaaccaaaaaaattcaaacgaaaacattttacgaTCCAGTCGAAATACCCGGCGAAGAAGTGGAAGAAGAAACTTATGAAGAAATCGAAACCTTTGAGCCTGGCTCTGAAAAAACAACTGTAACCACCACAACTGAAACGAAGGATGCTACCGAGAGCACTGTAGTGCCAGCTGAAGTTGGAATAGTTGAAGAGCAGCCTGCAAGCGATTTATTAACACAAGATGAAACCGTGAAGAAGGACGAAAAATctcaacaagaaaaaacggAGGAATCTAAAGCTCTTATTGACCTCAAAAATCAGCCTATTGTTATAGTGCCTGGTCATCAGAAAGTAGAATTTGACAAAGAAACCAACACCACTACAGTGACTGAGAAAACTACCACTGGCTATCAACAAACTATTACAACAGTTACTCCCGACGGGCGAACAATAGTACAAACCAAG GTTTTCTACGATCCAATTCCAAGTGAGCAGGTAGAACAAGCAGAAACAACCACCACAACAACTGTTACCGAAGTCTCGGATGTACCAATTTCGAAAGACAACCCTGAAACTCAACAGCCGACAGAAGTACATGAGCAGTGTGTTGAAACGGTAAAAACGACAGAAGCTGTTAAGGAAACCGAAGAAACTACGACAACAGATGGAAAAGATTTACAGTTGGCTTTAGCTGCACCAGCTGGACAAACTTCACTTACTCAGAAGAAGACCACGGCTGGGGGTAAAGAAATCGAGGTCACGGCAGTTGTTTCTGAAGACGGCAAAACCAAAACATTGCGAAAAACTACCCGGCAGCCATCGGAAGAGATTGAAATCGAAGAGTATGAGGAGACCCAATCCTATGAACCAGGAGAAGTAAAAGTCATTACAACTAAAAAAACTGTGCCGCTTGTTGAGGCTCTTGAGGATGCTGCTAAAGATATTGTCGACAAGTCCGAGAAAGTTGTTGTCACCTCAACCGAAAAACAGGTGCCCGAAAAATCTGATAGTACGATTCAAACTGCTGTCACAGAGCAAGTCAAGTCTGAAGAAGTCCAAATTACAACTGAGGCGAAACCAGCTACAACCGAcccaaaacaaacaacaaccaCTACTGAGTCAAGTACAACAGTCGCAACGCAATCTACACCTATTGTGAAGCCAACTATAACGGCTGATAAACAGATTACAGCAGAAGAGATGGAGACTTCGACTGAAGCGAGGGAGGTTAAAACTGAAACTAAGCAAACTGTAATCgatgcaaataaaattataacaGAAGAGAAGGAGGCAATAACTGAATCTAAGCAAAGTACAACTGAAGCAAAGGAGTCTATAAGCGAAGCAAAGCAAACTGTAACCGATGATACGAAAATAACAGAAGCTAAGCAAACTACAACTGAAGCTAAGCAGACTAAAACCGCAGCTAAGGAGGCTATAACGAAAGCGAAGGAAACTGTAACCGATGCCAAGAAAATCACGGAAGCTAAACAAAGTACAACTGAAGCTAAACAAACTACAACCGAAGCTAAACAGGCTATAATCGAAGCGAAGCAAACTGTAACCgatgcaaataaaattaaaaccgaAGCTACAGAAACAACAACCGAAGCGAAGGAAACTACTACTGGCGCCAAACAAGCCACAAGCTCCGTTAAGAAAACCATAACCCCAGCGTCAGTTCCAGGAAAACTAGGTGCAGTTGAGccgaaacaaattaaaaaagtaaCAAAGCCTGAACAAACCGACTCTTCTGTCAAGAAGGTATCAAAGCCAAGCGACAAAGATACTAAAAAAACATCTCCAGCGGTCACTGTAAAGACGAcgacgacaacaacaacagccgTGAAAAAGGGTGAAGATACTCAAAAGAAAACTGCAGCCGATAAAACAGTAACAGAATCTACAGTTATTGGTGAGCCAAAAGTTACAACCAAAAATGGCGAGACCACAACTGAAGTAGTACGACGTATTCCGGGTGGTACAGAACATACCTGGACAACCGTTAGAGCTGACGGGTCAACAAAAACTGAATCAAAGAAATGCTTTGATGTCGTCGAGCTATCAAGTGATGAAGAGTACGAGGAATACGAAGAAATAGTCGAAGATGACACGATTCCATTGAAAACCACTACCACCAAAACACAAGCTCCCGCAGCCGCCGCCAGTGTTAAAG GCCCAAAAACTCCTACAATTACCGATGCAACACCACCGAGTACTCCACCATTGAAGCCACTCGTCATTGGCAGCACTTCTTCGGCGTTGAAAGCGGAGCATGAGATACCAGATACTCCACCACTAGATAAAGTCGAACAATtgcgtaaaaaaaaacttcagtcTGCACCTGCCTCTAAGGTTGCGCCAAAAGTAGACAAACCAGTTGTGGAAGCACCGAAAGGAGCTACCACTAAGGTTGCTCAAAAAGTAGACAAACCAGTAGTTGAAGCACCGAAAGCCCCTGTCACTAAGGTTGCTCAAAAAGTAGACAAACCAGTAGTGGAAGCACCGAAAGCCCCTGTCACTAAGGTTGCGCAAAAAGCAGACAAACCAGTAGTGGAAGCACCGAAAGCACCTGCAACTAAGGTTGCGCAAAAAGTAGACAAACCAGTAGTGGAAGCACCGAAAGCCCCTGTCACTAAGGTTGCGCAAAAAGTAGACAAACCAGTAGTGGAAGCACCGAAAGCACCACCTAGAAAGAAGGAAGTAAAAACACCGGCAGCAGAAAAATAA
- the LOC119081362 gene encoding mucin-5AC isoform X1 codes for MSNYAWVTLATNDSYSLGALVVANSLKNVNTIHQTAVLITPGVSESMKSKLEASFNIVVEVNVLDSQDAANLALLSRPELGVTFTKLHCWRLTQFEKCVFLDADTFVLQNCDELFDREELSAAPDVGWPDCFNSGVFVFRPSLDTFGKLIEFATRQGSFDGGDQGLLNSFFSDWAHKDISKHLPFIYNTCSTACYSYLPAFKQFGQNVKILHFIGQVKPWLLNFDSSSKTVYPPQGYGHLGEYLQQWWNVFCADVHPALTTEMTTSLHQQYSHETQWCQNTIGPNLSPVPNPPHIEFSDPWDAYYQTNDDHTESSSHECFIAVHNIDNMECSHSEQNHESLPIPHNNCEDHQSSHTTNANVDLQHTLDAPHISIRSSFIDESNDIASNANFHQTCHQIGDTSSHSINENSFLTVTHDNTHASTLVASLNNGSEILDNGEHASESCQNESYDGDVEDVNEDETTVNCEEGGLAGALAQLTLGSPRSAQQVAYEESMRRQCWEAGNIDYLGKDSFDNIWKRITKTIETKNDPPPTEKNRSPTPQPEEKLAVETKKEVTVGPTLSESEEDALATAPSNEKTITEVTEDGRIIEKKIVTYPGEETTEIEEIEEVDGQTVSVKRSIIGGENTAAAQPTPKTLAEIKSEPVVLVPGYKTVEIDEKTNSTIVTEKTTTGYQQTITTTQEDGTKKIQTKTFYDPVEIPGEEVEEETYEEIETFEPGSEKTTVTTTTETKDATESTVVPAEVGIVEEQPASDLLTQDETVKKDEKSQQEKTEESKALIDLKNQPIVIVPGHQKVEFDKETNTTTVTEKTTTGYQQTITTVTPDGRTIVQTKVFYDPIPSEQVEQAETTTTTTVTEVSDVPISKDNPETQQPTEVHEQCVETVKTTEAVKETEETTTTDGKDLQLALAAPAGQTSLTQKKTTAGGKEIEVTAVVSEDGKTKTLRKTTRQPSEEIEIEEYEETQSYEPGEVKVITTKKTVPLVEALEDAAKDIVDKSEKVVVTSTEKQVPEKSDSTIQTAVTEQVKSEEVQITTEAKPATTDPKQTTTTTESSTTVATQSTPIVKPTITADKQITAEEMETSTEAREVKTETKQTVIDANKIITEEKEAITESKQSTTEAKESISEAKQTVTDDTKITEAKQTTTEAKQTKTAAKEAITKAKETVTDAKKITEAKQSTTEAKQTTTEAKQAIIEAKQTVTDANKIKTEATETTTEAKETTTGAKQATSSVKKTITPASVPGKLGAVEPKQIKKVTKPEQTDSSVKKVSKPSDKDTKKTSPAVTVKTTTTTTTAVKKGEDTQKKTAADKTVTESTVIGEPKVTTKNGETTTEVVRRIPGGTEHTWTTVRADGSTKTESKKCFDVVELSSDEEYEEYEEIVEDDTIPLKTTTTKTQAPAAAASVKGPKTPTITDATPPSTPPLKPLVIGSTSSALKAEHEIPDTPPLDKVEQLRKKKLQSAPASKVAPKVDKPVVEAPKGATTKVAQKVDKPVVEAPKAPVTKVAQKVDKPVVEAPKAPVTKVAQKADKPVVEAPKAPATKVAQKVDKPVVEAPKAPVTKVAQKVDKPVVEAPKAPPRKKEVKTPAAEK; via the exons ATGAGTA ATTACGCTTGGGTAACATTAGCTACCAATGATTCCTATTCGCTAGGCGCCTTAGTAGTAGCGAATTCCTTGAAAAACGTCAACACGATCCATCAAACAGCGGTGCTAATTACTCCTGGCGTCTCGGAATCCATGAAAAGCAAACTAGAAGCTTCATTTAACATTGTGGTCGAAGTCAACGTTTTGGACTCACAAGATGCAGCTAACCTAGCACTTTTGTCCCGTCCAGAGTTAGGAGTTacatttacaaaattacattgctgGAGGTTGACACAATTCGAAAAGTGTGTGTTTCTCGATGCTGACACCTTT GTCTTACAAAATTGTGACGAACTATTCGATAGAGAAGAACTGTCCGCTGCTCCAGATGTTGGCTGGCCAGATTGCTTCAACTCCGGAGTGTTCGTATTCCGACCCAGCTTGGACacatttggaaaattgatcGAATTTGCGACAAGACAAGGAAGCTTCGATGGAGGCGATCAGGGACTGTTAAATTCCTTCTTCTCAGACTGGGCTCATAAAGACATTTCGAAGCATTTACCGTTTATCTATAATACCTGTTCAACGGCTTGCTATTCGTATTTACCTGCTTTTAAACA ATTCGGACAAAAcgtaaaaattttacatttcatcGGTCAAGTGAAACCATGGTTGCTGAATTTCGACTCAAGTTCGAAAACAGTGTACCCACCGCAAGGATATGGCCATTTGGGTGAATATCTTCAGCAATGGTGGAATGTTTTCTGCGCTGACGTACATCCAGCTTTGACCACGGAAATG ACAACCAGTCTTCACCAACAGTACAGTCACGAGACACAATGGTGCCAAAACACAATAGGTCCTAACCTTTCTCCCGTTCCGAATCCACCTCATATTGAATTTTCCGACCCCTGGGACGCGTACTATCAAACGAACGACGACCACACAGAATCATCGTCACATGAGTGTTTCATTGCTGTCCATAATATTGACAATATGGAATGCTCTCATAGCGAACAAAATCATGAATCCCTCCCCATCCCTCATAATAACTGTGAAGATCATCAATCTAGTCATACCACAAATGCAAATGTCGATTTGCAGCACACATTAGACGCTCCTCATATCAGCATACGATCCAGTTTCATCGACGAATCCAATGATATCGCATCAAATGCAAACTTTCATCAGACTTGTCACCAAATAGGAGACACATCCAGTCATAGTATtaacgaaaattcatttttaactgTCACTCATGATAACACACATGCCAGTACCTTAGTAGCATCTCTAAATAATGGATCTGAAATACTCGATAATGGAGAACACGCGAGCGAATcttgtcaaaatgaaagttatgATGGAGATGTTGAAGATGTAAATGAGGATGAAACTACCGTTAATTGTGAAGAG GGAGGATTAGCCGGTGCGTTGGCTCAATTAACACTTGGTTCACCCCGTTCAGCTCAACAAGTGGCCTATGAAGAGAGTATGAGACGTCAATGCTGGGAAGCTGGTAATATTGACTATTTAG GTAAGGATTCCTTCGATAACATCTGGAAGCGTATTACCAAAACAATTGAGACTAAAAACGATCCACCGCCAACTGAAAAGAATCGATCACCTACTCCACAACCAGAAGAAAAGCTGGCTGTCGAGACAAAAAAAGAAG TCACAGTAGGTCCTACACTTAGCGAGTCTGAAGAGGATGCTCTGGCAACAGCACCTTCCAACGAAAAAACAATAACAGAAGTTACGGAAGACGGGCGGattattgaaaagaaaatcgtaaCGTATCCAGGTGAAGAAACCACCGAAATCGAGGAAATTGAAGAGGTTGATGGCCAGACAGTATCAGTGAAACGGTCTATTATTGGTGGTGAGAATACAGCGGCAGCTCAACCGACGCCTAAGACCCTAGCTGAAATAAAAAGTGAGCCGGTCGTTTTAGTGCCTGGTTATAAAACAGTTGAAATCGACGAGAAAACCAACTCCACTATTGTAactgaaaaaacaacaacaggCTATCAACAAACAATTACGACAACACAGGAAGAtggaaccaaaaaaattcaaacgaaaacattttacgaTCCAGTCGAAATACCCGGCGAAGAAGTGGAAGAAGAAACTTATGAAGAAATCGAAACCTTTGAGCCTGGCTCTGAAAAAACAACTGTAACCACCACAACTGAAACGAAGGATGCTACCGAGAGCACTGTAGTGCCAGCTGAAGTTGGAATAGTTGAAGAGCAGCCTGCAAGCGATTTATTAACACAAGATGAAACCGTGAAGAAGGACGAAAAATctcaacaagaaaaaacggAGGAATCTAAAGCTCTTATTGACCTCAAAAATCAGCCTATTGTTATAGTGCCTGGTCATCAGAAAGTAGAATTTGACAAAGAAACCAACACCACTACAGTGACTGAGAAAACTACCACTGGCTATCAACAAACTATTACAACAGTTACTCCCGACGGGCGAACAATAGTACAAACCAAG GTTTTCTACGATCCAATTCCAAGTGAGCAGGTAGAACAAGCAGAAACAACCACCACAACAACTGTTACCGAAGTCTCGGATGTACCAATTTCGAAAGACAACCCTGAAACTCAACAGCCGACAGAAGTACATGAGCAGTGTGTTGAAACGGTAAAAACGACAGAAGCTGTTAAGGAAACCGAAGAAACTACGACAACAGATGGAAAAGATTTACAGTTGGCTTTAGCTGCACCAGCTGGACAAACTTCACTTACTCAGAAGAAGACCACGGCTGGGGGTAAAGAAATCGAGGTCACGGCAGTTGTTTCTGAAGACGGCAAAACCAAAACATTGCGAAAAACTACCCGGCAGCCATCGGAAGAGATTGAAATCGAAGAGTATGAGGAGACCCAATCCTATGAACCAGGAGAAGTAAAAGTCATTACAACTAAAAAAACTGTGCCGCTTGTTGAGGCTCTTGAGGATGCTGCTAAAGATATTGTCGACAAGTCCGAGAAAGTTGTTGTCACCTCAACCGAAAAACAGGTGCCCGAAAAATCTGATAGTACGATTCAAACTGCTGTCACAGAGCAAGTCAAGTCTGAAGAAGTCCAAATTACAACTGAGGCGAAACCAGCTACAACCGAcccaaaacaaacaacaaccaCTACTGAGTCAAGTACAACAGTCGCAACGCAATCTACACCTATTGTGAAGCCAACTATAACGGCTGATAAACAGATTACAGCAGAAGAGATGGAGACTTCGACTGAAGCGAGGGAGGTTAAAACTGAAACTAAGCAAACTGTAATCgatgcaaataaaattataacaGAAGAGAAGGAGGCAATAACTGAATCTAAGCAAAGTACAACTGAAGCAAAGGAGTCTATAAGCGAAGCAAAGCAAACTGTAACCGATGATACGAAAATAACAGAAGCTAAGCAAACTACAACTGAAGCTAAGCAGACTAAAACCGCAGCTAAGGAGGCTATAACGAAAGCGAAGGAAACTGTAACCGATGCCAAGAAAATCACGGAAGCTAAACAAAGTACAACTGAAGCTAAACAAACTACAACCGAAGCTAAACAGGCTATAATCGAAGCGAAGCAAACTGTAACCgatgcaaataaaattaaaaccgaAGCTACAGAAACAACAACCGAAGCGAAGGAAACTACTACTGGCGCCAAACAAGCCACAAGCTCCGTTAAGAAAACCATAACCCCAGCGTCAGTTCCAGGAAAACTAGGTGCAGTTGAGccgaaacaaattaaaaaagtaaCAAAGCCTGAACAAACCGACTCTTCTGTCAAGAAGGTATCAAAGCCAAGCGACAAAGATACTAAAAAAACATCTCCAGCGGTCACTGTAAAGACGAcgacgacaacaacaacagccgTGAAAAAGGGTGAAGATACTCAAAAGAAAACTGCAGCCGATAAAACAGTAACAGAATCTACAGTTATTGGTGAGCCAAAAGTTACAACCAAAAATGGCGAGACCACAACTGAAGTAGTACGACGTATTCCGGGTGGTACAGAACATACCTGGACAACCGTTAGAGCTGACGGGTCAACAAAAACTGAATCAAAGAAATGCTTTGATGTCGTCGAGCTATCAAGTGATGAAGAGTACGAGGAATACGAAGAAATAGTCGAAGATGACACGATTCCATTGAAAACCACTACCACCAAAACACAAGCTCCCGCAGCCGCCGCCAGTGTTAAAG GCCCAAAAACTCCTACAATTACCGATGCAACACCACCGAGTACTCCACCATTGAAGCCACTCGTCATTGGCAGCACTTCTTCGGCGTTGAAAGCGGAGCATGAGATACCAGATACTCCACCACTAGATAAAGTCGAACAATtgcgtaaaaaaaaacttcagtcTGCACCTGCCTCTAAGGTTGCGCCAAAAGTAGACAAACCAGTTGTGGAAGCACCGAAAGGAGCTACCACTAAGGTTGCTCAAAAAGTAGACAAACCAGTAGTTGAAGCACCGAAAGCCCCTGTCACTAAGGTTGCTCAAAAAGTAGACAAACCAGTAGTGGAAGCACCGAAAGCCCCTGTCACTAAGGTTGCGCAAAAAGCAGACAAACCAGTAGTGGAAGCACCGAAAGCACCTGCAACTAAGGTTGCGCAAAAAGTAGACAAACCAGTAGTGGAAGCACCGAAAGCCCCTGTCACTAAGGTTGCGCAAAAAGTAGACAAACCAGTAGTGGAAGCACCGAAAGCACCACCTAGAAAGAAGGAAGTAAAAACACCGGCAGCAGAAAAATAA
- the LOC119081362 gene encoding glycogenin-1 isoform X9 yields MSNYAWVTLATNDSYSLGALVVANSLKNVNTIHQTAVLITPGVSESMKSKLEASFNIVVEVNVLDSQDAANLALLSRPELGVTFTKLHCWRLTQFEKCVFLDADTFVLQNCDELFDREELSAAPDVGWPDCFNSGVFVFRPSLDTFGKLIEFATRQGSFDGGDQGLLNSFFSDWAHKDISKHLPFIYNTCSTACYSYLPAFKQFGQNVKILHFIGQVKPWLLNFDSSSKTVYPPQGYGHLGEYLQQWWNVFCADVHPALTTEMGGLAGALAQLTLGSPRSAQQVAYEESMRRQCWEAGNIDYLGKDSFDNIWKRITKTIETKNDPPPTEKNRSPTPQPEEKLAVETKKEGN; encoded by the exons ATGAGTA ATTACGCTTGGGTAACATTAGCTACCAATGATTCCTATTCGCTAGGCGCCTTAGTAGTAGCGAATTCCTTGAAAAACGTCAACACGATCCATCAAACAGCGGTGCTAATTACTCCTGGCGTCTCGGAATCCATGAAAAGCAAACTAGAAGCTTCATTTAACATTGTGGTCGAAGTCAACGTTTTGGACTCACAAGATGCAGCTAACCTAGCACTTTTGTCCCGTCCAGAGTTAGGAGTTacatttacaaaattacattgctgGAGGTTGACACAATTCGAAAAGTGTGTGTTTCTCGATGCTGACACCTTT GTCTTACAAAATTGTGACGAACTATTCGATAGAGAAGAACTGTCCGCTGCTCCAGATGTTGGCTGGCCAGATTGCTTCAACTCCGGAGTGTTCGTATTCCGACCCAGCTTGGACacatttggaaaattgatcGAATTTGCGACAAGACAAGGAAGCTTCGATGGAGGCGATCAGGGACTGTTAAATTCCTTCTTCTCAGACTGGGCTCATAAAGACATTTCGAAGCATTTACCGTTTATCTATAATACCTGTTCAACGGCTTGCTATTCGTATTTACCTGCTTTTAAACA ATTCGGACAAAAcgtaaaaattttacatttcatcGGTCAAGTGAAACCATGGTTGCTGAATTTCGACTCAAGTTCGAAAACAGTGTACCCACCGCAAGGATATGGCCATTTGGGTGAATATCTTCAGCAATGGTGGAATGTTTTCTGCGCTGACGTACATCCAGCTTTGACCACGGAAATG GGAGGATTAGCCGGTGCGTTGGCTCAATTAACACTTGGTTCACCCCGTTCAGCTCAACAAGTGGCCTATGAAGAGAGTATGAGACGTCAATGCTGGGAAGCTGGTAATATTGACTATTTAG GTAAGGATTCCTTCGATAACATCTGGAAGCGTATTACCAAAACAATTGAGACTAAAAACGATCCACCGCCAACTGAAAAGAATCGATCACCTACTCCACAACCAGAAGAAAAGCTGGCTGTCGAGACAAAAAAAGAAGGTAATTGA